The following proteins are encoded in a genomic region of uncultured Vibrio sp.:
- the ycfP gene encoding alpha/beta hydrolase YcfP, which translates to MIIYLHGFDSTSPGNHEKVLQLQFIDDDVRFINYSTLHPKHDMQHLLKEVSKVIDQSDDPNPLICGVGLGGYWSERIGFLCGIKQVIFNPNLHPEKNMAGRIDRPEEYEDIATKCVDQFRAKNQGQCLVILSEKDEVRDNKETAAELEKHYPIIWDDTQTHKFKKISHHLQAVKEFKNT; encoded by the coding sequence ATGATTATTTACTTGCACGGCTTTGATAGTACTAGCCCGGGTAACCACGAAAAAGTTCTTCAACTACAATTTATCGACGATGACGTTCGTTTTATTAATTACAGTACGCTTCATCCTAAACATGATATGCAACATCTGCTAAAAGAGGTGTCGAAGGTTATTGATCAATCTGATGATCCTAATCCATTGATCTGTGGAGTTGGTCTCGGTGGATATTGGTCAGAGCGGATTGGTTTTCTGTGTGGTATCAAGCAGGTGATTTTTAACCCGAATTTACATCCCGAGAAAAACATGGCTGGTCGTATTGACCGTCCTGAAGAGTACGAAGATATTGCAACGAAGTGTGTAGACCAGTTCCGAGCGAAAAATCAGGGGCAATGTTTGGTCATTTTGTCTGAAAAGGACGAGGTGCGCGACAACAAAGAAACCGCCGCGGAGCTAGAAAAGCACTACCCAATCATTTGGGATGATACTCAAACACACAAGTTCAAGAAGATCTCTCATCACTTACAAGCAGTGAAAGAATTTAAAAATACCTGA
- the lpoB gene encoding penicillin-binding protein activator LpoB, with translation MKKSIIALLGLAVILGGCSNKVSYGDAQATETTTIDFGSTDLQTIAAEMVDSMMMSGSVAAITRDQRPIVFVERIKNKTSEHIDTESITDTISTKMLNSGKFRFVDMDRVESVRQQLNFQNTDELVNQSTAIQFGKMVGAQYMLYGNLSSIVKNAGSDKDVYYKMTMRLMDLETGLIEWADETEIRKAQSKSMFGL, from the coding sequence ATGAAAAAAAGTATTATTGCTCTTTTAGGTCTTGCCGTCATTTTAGGGGGGTGTTCTAACAAGGTCTCTTACGGTGATGCGCAAGCGACAGAAACCACCACCATTGATTTTGGTTCTACCGACTTGCAAACCATTGCTGCTGAAATGGTCGATAGCATGATGATGTCTGGCTCTGTAGCGGCAATTACTCGTGATCAGCGTCCTATTGTGTTTGTTGAACGGATTAAAAATAAGACCAGTGAGCATATTGATACCGAGTCTATTACCGACACGATTTCTACTAAGATGCTGAATTCAGGTAAGTTCCGTTTTGTCGATATGGACCGAGTCGAGTCTGTTCGTCAACAGCTCAACTTTCAAAACACCGATGAGCTAGTCAATCAAAGTACTGCAATCCAGTTCGGTAAAATGGTTGGCGCGCAATACATGCTTTACGGCAACCTTTCCAGCATTGTGAAGAATGCGGGAAGTGACAAAGACGTGTACTACAAAATGACCATGAGACTGATGGATTTGGAAACTGGTTTGATCGAATGGGCGGATGAAACTGAAATCCGTAAGGCACAATCGAAGAGCATGTTTGGCCTCTAA
- the thiK gene encoding thiamine kinase, which produces MALLSWLQAKQLDPTLNALDAFFIEPPVKVQTLTGGLTNRCWRLEASDGQAYVWRPLSKVCQAFFISRHNEYQVLSTIEPLGIGPKPIFIHEQGLLVEWVEGETLTNVGIELDELLSLAATIHTFPSRVVPVVPFCYLSRIDHYWLELDGNYVETEFEALYQKWRTEPSIKQLPLALCHFDLGCYNLVRGDDGVKVIDWEYAGLADPRLDLALILQVADVSVKDGVERYCQIRNIEDVSTWLDGVRAWQPRTLVMAMLWYLLAYQLWGDEQYLNSANEFKGLLCIDDHCFDNS; this is translated from the coding sequence ATGGCACTGCTCTCTTGGCTACAGGCAAAACAGCTGGACCCAACGCTTAATGCGCTTGACGCCTTCTTCATTGAACCTCCTGTGAAAGTGCAGACTCTCACAGGAGGGCTAACGAACCGTTGTTGGCGCTTGGAGGCATCTGATGGACAGGCTTATGTCTGGAGGCCATTGAGCAAAGTATGTCAGGCCTTTTTTATTTCTCGTCACAACGAATACCAGGTCCTGAGTACCATTGAGCCTCTTGGAATTGGACCCAAGCCAATATTTATCCACGAACAAGGTCTTCTCGTGGAGTGGGTGGAAGGCGAAACCCTTACCAATGTTGGTATCGAGTTGGACGAGTTACTTTCTCTCGCGGCGACGATTCACACATTTCCATCTAGGGTCGTACCAGTTGTTCCTTTCTGTTATCTCTCCAGAATCGATCATTATTGGCTAGAATTAGACGGTAACTATGTAGAGACAGAGTTTGAGGCTTTGTATCAAAAGTGGCGCACTGAACCGAGCATAAAGCAATTGCCATTGGCACTGTGTCACTTTGATTTAGGTTGCTACAACTTGGTTAGAGGCGATGATGGCGTCAAAGTGATCGACTGGGAGTATGCTGGGCTGGCAGACCCTCGATTAGACTTAGCACTGATACTGCAGGTTGCCGATGTGTCGGTCAAAGATGGCGTAGAGCGTTATTGCCAAATTCGCAATATTGAAGATGTCTCAACCTGGTTGGATGGTGTGAGAGCGTGGCAGCCAAGAACGTTAGTCATGGCGATGCTTTGGTACTTACTGGCCTATCAATTGTGGGGAGATGAACAATACTTAAACAGTGCCAACGAGTTTAAAGGTCTATTGTGTATCGACGATCACTGTTTTGATAACTCGTGA